In Streptantibioticus cattleyicolor NRRL 8057 = DSM 46488, a genomic segment contains:
- a CDS encoding LuxR C-terminal-related transcriptional regulator → MPGGHPGHEAVVWRNRFIMLLDRAPMPIAIADTAGVVLMVNPAFAGLWRQRPGQLRGRDLLDLFDPRDKDQLLRIYEALRHGRRSRYLLPVTLRDAGQAPRDAVVTVDPVGDEPDEPPALLVTLREEEAAAPAPPARPAGVTLGVREGQVLALAAAGATNAAIARALDLTVDGVSYHLSRLCRRLGAPNRAALVARAYVLGVLDPHAWPPEPARGG, encoded by the coding sequence GTGCCTGGCGGCCACCCGGGACACGAGGCGGTGGTGTGGCGCAACCGGTTCATCATGCTGCTGGACCGGGCCCCGATGCCGATCGCCATCGCCGACACCGCGGGCGTGGTGCTGATGGTCAACCCGGCCTTCGCCGGACTGTGGCGGCAGCGCCCCGGCCAGCTGCGCGGCCGGGACCTGCTGGACCTGTTCGACCCGCGCGACAAGGACCAACTGCTGCGCATCTACGAGGCGTTGCGGCACGGCCGCCGCTCCCGCTACCTGCTGCCGGTGACGCTGCGGGACGCCGGGCAGGCGCCGCGTGACGCCGTGGTCACCGTCGACCCGGTCGGCGACGAACCCGACGAACCCCCGGCGCTGCTGGTCACCCTGCGCGAGGAGGAGGCCGCCGCGCCGGCGCCGCCCGCCCGCCCGGCCGGGGTGACCCTCGGCGTACGCGAGGGCCAGGTGCTGGCCCTCGCCGCGGCCGGCGCCACCAACGCCGCGATCGCCCGCGCCCTCGACCTCACCGTGGACGGGGTCAGCTACCACCTGTCCCGGCTCTGCCGCCGCCTCGGCGCCCCCAACCGGGCCGCGCTGGTGGCCCGGGCCTACGTGCTCGGGGTGCTCGACCCGCACGCCTGGCCACCGGAGCCGGCCAGGGGCGGGTGA
- a CDS encoding MarR family winged helix-turn-helix transcriptional regulator, translating into MADHTDTARARARRAGATADEEAAAELSVAVGHLMRRLRAESPEGELTPTQRSVLSRLDRDGPATTAALARAEHVRPQSMRLTLAALEERGFLRRTPHPTDGRQIVVSLTPAGRRGLGSVRQAKRNWLAQAIGDLLDPDERRTLHEATALLERLAQS; encoded by the coding sequence ATGGCCGACCACACCGACACCGCCCGGGCCCGAGCGCGCCGCGCCGGAGCCACCGCCGACGAAGAGGCCGCGGCCGAGCTGTCGGTGGCCGTGGGACACCTGATGCGCCGGCTGCGGGCGGAGTCCCCGGAAGGGGAGCTGACCCCCACCCAGCGCTCGGTGCTCAGCCGGCTGGACCGCGACGGACCGGCCACCACGGCCGCGCTGGCCCGGGCCGAGCACGTCCGGCCGCAGTCGATGCGGCTGACCCTGGCCGCGCTGGAGGAACGCGGCTTCCTGCGCCGCACCCCGCACCCGACCGACGGGCGGCAGATCGTCGTCTCCCTCACCCCCGCCGGACGGCGCGGCCTCGGCTCGGTGCGCCAGGCCAAGCGCAACTGGCTCGCCCAGGCCATCGGCGACCTGCTCGACCCCGACGAGCGCCGCACCCTGCACGAGGCCACCGCCCTGCTCGAACGGCTCGCCCAGTCCTGA
- a CDS encoding nitrilase-related carbon-nitrogen hydrolase yields the protein MGTVVRAALVQANWTGDTASMVAKHEQYVRTAAAQGAKVIGFQEVFNAPYFCQEQSDEHFRWAEPVPDGPTVRRMRDVARETGTVIVVPVFESDGPGFHYNTAAVIDADGSYLGKYRKHHIPQLPGFWEKFYFRPGNLGWPVFDTAVGRIGVYICYDRHFPEGWRALGLAGAQLVYNPSATSRSLSSHLWRLEQPAAAVANQYFVAAINRVGREPYGDNDFYGTSYFVDPRGEYVGTPASGTEEELLVRDLDFGLVESVRQQWAFYRDRRPEAYGDLTGA from the coding sequence ATGGGCACGGTCGTACGCGCCGCGCTGGTTCAGGCGAACTGGACCGGGGACACCGCGTCGATGGTCGCCAAGCACGAGCAGTACGTACGGACGGCGGCGGCCCAGGGGGCGAAGGTCATCGGCTTCCAGGAGGTCTTCAACGCGCCGTACTTCTGCCAGGAGCAGAGCGACGAGCACTTCCGGTGGGCCGAACCGGTGCCGGACGGGCCCACCGTGCGCCGGATGCGCGACGTCGCCCGGGAGACCGGCACGGTGATCGTGGTGCCCGTCTTCGAGAGCGACGGCCCCGGGTTCCACTACAACACCGCCGCCGTCATCGACGCCGACGGCAGCTACCTCGGCAAGTACCGCAAGCACCACATCCCGCAACTGCCCGGATTCTGGGAGAAGTTCTACTTCCGCCCCGGCAACCTCGGCTGGCCGGTGTTCGACACCGCGGTGGGCCGGATCGGGGTCTACATCTGCTACGACCGGCACTTCCCCGAGGGGTGGCGCGCCCTCGGGCTCGCCGGGGCCCAGCTGGTCTACAACCCGTCGGCCACCTCGCGCAGCCTCTCGTCCCACCTGTGGCGGCTCGAACAGCCCGCCGCCGCCGTCGCCAACCAGTACTTCGTCGCCGCCATCAACCGCGTCGGCCGGGAACCCTACGGCGACAACGACTTCTACGGCACCTCCTACTTCGTCGACCCGCGCGGTGAGTACGTCGGCACCCCCGCCTCCGGCACCGAGGAGGAACTGCTCGTCCGCGACCTGGACTTCGGGCTCGTCGAGAGCGTCCGGCAACAGTGGGCGTTCTACCGCGACCGGCGACCGGAGGCGTACGGCGACCTGACGGGGGCCTGA
- a CDS encoding aspartate aminotransferase family protein, giving the protein MSPDSVHTALYARHRAVMPDWLATYYRAPIELTHGEGRHVQDAEGRRYLDFFGGILTTMTAHALPEVTRAVAAQAGRVLHSSTLYLSRTAVELAERVARLSGIPDARVFFTSSGTEATDTALLLATAHRRSNQVLALRNSYHGRSFSAVGVTGNSAWSPTSLSPLQTYYVHGGVRTRGPFAHLTDAEFTAACVADLEDVLGQTAGPVAALIAEPVQGVGGFTSPPDGLLAAFRRVLDRHGILWISDEVQTGWGRTGDHFWGWQAHAQAGPPDLLTFAKGLGNGLSIGGVVARAEVMNCLTAGSISTFGGSPVTTAGALANLTYLLEHDLQGNARRVGGLLLTRLRAVAAGSPLVREVRGRGLMIALELVRPGTGEPWGAAATEVLEAAREGGLLLGKGGREGNVLRIAPPLTLTVAEAEQGAAILAAALDRAGRRLDEEAVR; this is encoded by the coding sequence ATGAGCCCCGACAGCGTCCACACCGCCCTGTACGCCCGCCACCGGGCCGTCATGCCCGACTGGCTGGCCACCTACTACCGCGCCCCCATCGAGCTGACGCACGGCGAGGGACGCCACGTCCAGGACGCCGAGGGCCGCCGCTACCTGGACTTCTTCGGCGGCATCCTGACCACCATGACCGCCCACGCGCTCCCCGAGGTGACCCGCGCGGTCGCCGCGCAGGCGGGCCGCGTCCTGCACTCCTCGACGCTCTACCTCAGCCGCACCGCCGTCGAACTCGCCGAGCGCGTCGCACGGTTGTCCGGCATCCCCGACGCCCGGGTCTTCTTCACCTCCTCCGGCACCGAGGCCACCGACACCGCGCTGCTGCTGGCCACCGCCCACCGCCGCTCCAACCAGGTGCTCGCGCTGCGCAACAGCTACCACGGCCGCTCCTTCTCCGCGGTCGGCGTCACCGGCAACTCCGCCTGGTCGCCGACGAGCCTGTCCCCGCTGCAGACGTACTACGTGCACGGCGGGGTGCGCACCCGGGGCCCGTTCGCGCATCTGACGGACGCGGAGTTCACCGCGGCGTGCGTGGCCGACCTGGAGGATGTGCTCGGCCAGACCGCGGGTCCGGTGGCCGCGCTGATCGCCGAACCGGTGCAGGGCGTCGGCGGGTTCACCAGCCCGCCCGACGGACTGCTGGCCGCCTTCCGCCGGGTGCTGGACCGCCACGGCATCCTGTGGATCAGCGACGAGGTGCAGACCGGCTGGGGGCGCACCGGCGACCACTTCTGGGGGTGGCAGGCGCACGCCCAGGCCGGGCCGCCGGATCTGCTCACCTTCGCCAAGGGCCTCGGCAACGGGCTGTCCATCGGCGGGGTGGTGGCCCGCGCCGAGGTGATGAACTGCCTGACCGCCGGCTCCATCTCCACCTTCGGCGGCAGCCCGGTCACCACCGCCGGCGCCCTGGCCAACCTCACCTACCTGCTCGAACACGACCTCCAGGGCAACGCCCGCCGGGTCGGCGGCCTGCTGCTCACCCGGCTGCGGGCGGTCGCCGCCGGCTCCCCGCTGGTCCGCGAGGTCCGTGGCCGGGGCCTGATGATCGCCCTGGAACTGGTGCGTCCCGGCACCGGGGAACCCTGGGGCGCGGCGGCGACCGAGGTGCTGGAGGCGGCCCGCGAGGGCGGGCTGCTGCTCGGCAAGGGCGGCCGGGAGGGCAACGTGCTGCGCATCGCCCCGCCGCTCACCCTGACCGTGGCCGAGGCCGAACAGGGCGCGGCCATCCTGGCCGCCGCCCTGGACCGGGCCGGCCGCCGGCTCGACGAGGAGGCCGTCCGATGA
- the hydA gene encoding dihydropyrimidinase — protein MTRTLIRGGLVVTAADEIHADVLIEGSRVAALAASGSHAAAGWTADRVVDATGRYVLPGGVDAHTHMEMPFGGTRSSDTFETGTRAAAWGGTTTIVDFAIQSVGGSLRAGLDAWHAKADGRCAIDYGFHMILSDVTEASLAEMDALVAEGVTSFKLFMAYPGVFYSDDGKILRAMQRAAGNGGLIMMHAENGIAIDVLVEQALAAGRTDPRYHGEVRKALLEAEATHRAVQLARVAGAPLYVVHVSAAEAVAELSAARQLGLDVYGETCPQYLFLSADDLARPGFEGAKYVCSTPLRPAEHQEALWRALRTDDLSVVSTDHCPFCFTGQKDLGRGDFSKIPNGLPGVEHRMDLLHQAVVEGRISRRRWIELACAAPARMFGLHPRKGTIAPGSDADIVLYDPAATQTLSAAGHHMNVDHSVYEGRRITGRVETVLSRGVPVIEERRWTGRAGHGRYLPRAVGTYPRQP, from the coding sequence ATGACCCGTACCCTCATCCGCGGCGGCCTGGTGGTCACCGCGGCCGACGAGATCCACGCCGACGTGCTCATCGAGGGATCACGGGTGGCCGCGCTCGCCGCCTCCGGCAGCCACGCCGCGGCCGGCTGGACCGCCGACCGGGTCGTCGACGCCACCGGCCGCTACGTGCTGCCGGGCGGGGTGGACGCCCACACCCACATGGAGATGCCGTTCGGCGGCACCCGTTCCAGCGACACCTTCGAGACCGGCACCCGGGCCGCCGCCTGGGGCGGCACCACCACCATCGTGGACTTCGCCATCCAGTCCGTCGGCGGCTCGCTGCGGGCCGGACTCGACGCCTGGCACGCCAAGGCCGACGGACGCTGCGCGATCGACTACGGCTTCCACATGATCCTCTCCGACGTCACCGAGGCGTCGCTGGCGGAGATGGACGCCCTGGTGGCCGAGGGGGTGACCTCGTTCAAGCTCTTCATGGCGTATCCCGGGGTCTTCTACAGCGACGACGGGAAGATCCTGCGGGCGATGCAACGGGCCGCCGGCAACGGCGGGTTGATCATGATGCACGCGGAGAACGGCATCGCCATCGACGTGCTGGTCGAGCAGGCGCTGGCGGCCGGCCGCACCGACCCCCGGTACCACGGTGAGGTGCGCAAGGCGCTGCTGGAGGCGGAGGCGACCCACCGGGCCGTGCAGCTCGCCCGGGTCGCCGGGGCGCCGCTGTACGTGGTGCACGTCTCGGCCGCCGAGGCCGTCGCCGAGCTGTCCGCCGCCCGCCAGTTGGGCCTGGACGTCTACGGCGAGACCTGTCCGCAGTACCTGTTCCTCTCCGCCGACGACCTGGCCCGGCCGGGGTTCGAGGGCGCCAAGTACGTCTGCTCCACGCCGCTGCGCCCGGCCGAGCACCAGGAGGCGCTGTGGCGGGCGCTGCGCACCGACGACCTGTCGGTGGTCTCCACCGACCACTGCCCGTTCTGCTTCACCGGCCAGAAGGACCTCGGCCGGGGCGACTTCTCCAAGATCCCCAACGGGCTGCCCGGCGTCGAGCACCGGATGGACCTGCTGCACCAGGCCGTGGTCGAGGGGCGCATCTCGCGCCGCCGGTGGATCGAGCTGGCCTGCGCCGCCCCGGCCCGGATGTTCGGCCTCCACCCGCGCAAGGGCACCATAGCCCCCGGCAGCGACGCCGACATCGTCCTCTACGACCCCGCGGCCACCCAGACCCTGTCGGCCGCCGGACACCACATGAACGTCGACCACTCCGTCTACGAGGGCCGGCGGATCACCGGCCGGGTGGAGACCGTGCTCAGCCGCGGCGTACCGGTGATCGAGGAGCGCCGCTGGACCGGCCGGGCCGGACACGGCCGCTACCTGCCGCGCGCCGTCGGCACCTACCCGCGCCAGCCCTGA